One stretch of Archocentrus centrarchus isolate MPI-CPG fArcCen1 chromosome 5, fArcCen1, whole genome shotgun sequence DNA includes these proteins:
- the LOC115780905 gene encoding deoxynucleotidyltransferase terminal-interacting protein 1 isoform X2 — MGAHRSDGGRDWLQQDGPEQPEPPEQSPPWNLMIKHRQIHRRGRRSHMTVSYTDPQVSMDLLRAVLQPSFNQDIMSVFSKYQKFFEKAAENVKENVGDDVQTDQLIKEACRNVLEHAKQLFPEGEVKRAGPEVVMKRQRAVDDDCSQRGSPLLKKRKMRPGPVASSDRPLTFSVVKPKSEPIKKEGPKWDPSRLSESSTFVLGSRANKALGMGGTRGRIYIKHADLFKYAADAKDKQWLAERHHMRATGGKMAYLLIEEDIQDLSRSDEYRDCPDVRMDELKPFTVPQWMVEKMQRAMEAQRDADL, encoded by the exons CCGTGGAACCTCATgatcaaacacagacagatccacagacgagGACGACGCTCTCACATGACGGTCAG CTACACAGATCCTCAGGTGTCCATGGACCTGCTGAGAGCAGTGCTTCAGCCCAGCTTCAACCAAGACATCATGTCCGTGTTCAGCAAGTATcagaag ttcTTTGAGAAGGCAGCGGAGAACGTGAAGGAGAACGTTGGAGATGATGTTcagacagatcagctgatcaagGAGGCCTGCAGAAACGTCCTGGAACAC GCTAAGCAACTGTTTCCAGAGGGGGAGGTGAAGAGGGCAGGGCCAGAGGTGGTGATGAAG AGGCAGCGAGCTGTTGATGACgactgcagccagagaggaaGCCCGCTGCTCAAGAAA AGGAAGATGcgtccaggtcctgtggcttcATCTGATCGACCTCTGACCTTCTCTGT AGTGAAGCCCAAGTCTGAACCCATCAAGAAGGAGGGGCCAAAG tgggATCCGTCCAGACTCAGCGAGAGCAGCACGTTCGTTCTCGGCTCCAGAGCCAACAA GGCGCTGGGGATGGGTGGGACCAGAGGACGGATCTACATCAAACACGCCGACCTGTTCAAG taTGCAGCAGATGCCAAGGATAAGCAGTGGCTGGCAGAGCGACACCACATGAGGGCGACAGGAGGGAAGATG GCCTACCTGCTGATAGAGGAGGACATCCAGGATCTGTCCCGCAGTGATGAGTACAG GGACTGTCCGGATGTCAGGATGGACGAGTTGAAGCCATTCACAGTTCCTCAGTGGATGgtggagaagatgcagagagcCATGGAGGCTCAGAGAgatgctgacctctga
- the LOC115780905 gene encoding deoxynucleotidyltransferase terminal-interacting protein 1 isoform X1 produces the protein MGAHRSDGGRDWLQQDGPEQPEPPEQSPKPWNLMIKHRQIHRRGRRSHMTVSYTDPQVSMDLLRAVLQPSFNQDIMSVFSKYQKFFEKAAENVKENVGDDVQTDQLIKEACRNVLEHAKQLFPEGEVKRAGPEVVMKRQRAVDDDCSQRGSPLLKKRKMRPGPVASSDRPLTFSVVKPKSEPIKKEGPKWDPSRLSESSTFVLGSRANKALGMGGTRGRIYIKHADLFKYAADAKDKQWLAERHHMRATGGKMAYLLIEEDIQDLSRSDEYRDCPDVRMDELKPFTVPQWMVEKMQRAMEAQRDADL, from the exons aAGCCGTGGAACCTCATgatcaaacacagacagatccacagacgagGACGACGCTCTCACATGACGGTCAG CTACACAGATCCTCAGGTGTCCATGGACCTGCTGAGAGCAGTGCTTCAGCCCAGCTTCAACCAAGACATCATGTCCGTGTTCAGCAAGTATcagaag ttcTTTGAGAAGGCAGCGGAGAACGTGAAGGAGAACGTTGGAGATGATGTTcagacagatcagctgatcaagGAGGCCTGCAGAAACGTCCTGGAACAC GCTAAGCAACTGTTTCCAGAGGGGGAGGTGAAGAGGGCAGGGCCAGAGGTGGTGATGAAG AGGCAGCGAGCTGTTGATGACgactgcagccagagaggaaGCCCGCTGCTCAAGAAA AGGAAGATGcgtccaggtcctgtggcttcATCTGATCGACCTCTGACCTTCTCTGT AGTGAAGCCCAAGTCTGAACCCATCAAGAAGGAGGGGCCAAAG tgggATCCGTCCAGACTCAGCGAGAGCAGCACGTTCGTTCTCGGCTCCAGAGCCAACAA GGCGCTGGGGATGGGTGGGACCAGAGGACGGATCTACATCAAACACGCCGACCTGTTCAAG taTGCAGCAGATGCCAAGGATAAGCAGTGGCTGGCAGAGCGACACCACATGAGGGCGACAGGAGGGAAGATG GCCTACCTGCTGATAGAGGAGGACATCCAGGATCTGTCCCGCAGTGATGAGTACAG GGACTGTCCGGATGTCAGGATGGACGAGTTGAAGCCATTCACAGTTCCTCAGTGGATGgtggagaagatgcagagagcCATGGAGGCTCAGAGAgatgctgacctctga
- the polr2j gene encoding DNA-directed RNA polymerase II subunit RPB11-a, whose amino-acid sequence MNAPPAFESFLLFEGEKKISISKDTKVPNACLFTLNKEDHTLGNIIRAQLLKDPQVLFAGYKVPHPLEHKIVIRVQTTPDYSPQEAFTNAITDLISELSLLEERFRVAIKDKQEGIE is encoded by the exons ATGAACGCGCCTCCCGCCTTCGAGTCGTTCCTGCTGTTTGAAGGCGAGAAGAAGATCAGCATCAGCAAGGACACCAAAGTCCCGAACGCCTGCCTGTTTACCCTGAACAAGGAGGACCACACGCTGGGCAACATCATCCGAGC tcagCTGCTGAAGGATCCCCAGGTTCTGTTTGCTGGTTATAAAGTTCCTCATCCTCTGGAGCACAAGATTGTCATCAGAGTGCAGACCACACCTGACTACAGCCCACag GAAGCGTTCACCAACGCCATCACTGACCTGATCAGCGAGCTGTCTCTACTGGAGGAACGCTTCAGAGTCGCCatcaaagacaaacaggaaggCATTGAGTGA